The window TGGTGCCCGAGCAGCCATTCTAGCAACCTGAGCCTGTTGTTGTGCCTTGTTCACCTTGGTTGACAGGACGCGTTGGAAAAACTGCTCCCGTGCAAGCGCTCGCACGCTCCTGAGGTAGCCATCAAATGGCACAGAACCCTCCTGAATGGCCTTGTCAAGCGCATAAATGGTGTCCTCGAGTGCCAAATCCGCAGCAGTGCACTCAAGCATCTGCTTAGACAGTACATCTGCGGTCTCAATTGCCTCGTCCGCTTCAGTGTCGCCGGCAGCACCCTTGGTGTTCTCCATGACCCACGCCTCCATGAGGTCCGTGGCCATCATTACATCCTGCAGGCGGCGCTCAAgtgcctccttctcctcccccatcttgcgcacCCCATCAGAGACCACCTCCCCCCGGCTGCGCAGCGTAGCCTGCATGGCGAAGAGAGTGTCGACCTCAGCCTCGCGGACTGGGCGCAGCGTGGCGGCATCGGCATAGGCCATGTCAACGAGCTTAGCGATGGCATTGCGCTTGTAGACCTCAGCGGGGTCTTCGGTGGGTGGGGGGCGCGCGGCAAGCTGGGGCGAGGCAGGGAATCTGTAGGGGgatggggagggggaggaggaggaggaggggtggacgcgAGGGAGCGGGGTGGCAGGGATcggcggggaaggggaagggggtgGGGGATTGGGGCTCCTGGTGAAGAGGGGCGGGTCGAGGCCGAACAGGTGAGAGAGGGATCGGACGAGATCGACGAGGTTGGAGGAGGGGAAAACCCAAGAGCGGAGGTAAGGGGCGTTGGCGACGAGGCCGGAGCGGTCGACGAGGGGGTGGTGGGGCTTGATGACCATGTCGCGTGTTGGGGAGAGGAAGACGAGGGGCGGCGACCGCGGGTAGGGCTCCGGGAGCCAGAGGACAGCGGGGAGGTTGTAGGAGGCGCCGGCGTGGTGGATGGGGATGGTGCCGTCGGcctggaggaggtgggcggcgcggccgtcgTTGTGGGTGAAGAGGGCGGCCTTGGGGTGGAGCGAGGGGAAAGCGTCGGCGAGGGCGACGAGGTGGTTGCGGATCAGCCACTTCACGTCCTCCGCGTAGGGCAGGGCGGAGGGCCCGCGCTGGGAGAGCGCCGTGTTCAGGAACTGGTGCGCGTActgcgcgccgctcgccggagatggggacggagacggcggtggaggggccATCGgagccggtcgccgccgctagGGTTCCTTCCACCACCacaccttctctctcttttcttttcttttcttttcctttttttttcttttccttgccTCGCCGAGTCGCCGGTCGCCTCGGGTTGGTTTGTCCGCTTTTCTTTCCACTTTCCACCGCGTTGGCTTCTTCGCTTGGGCGGTGACTTGCTTCTGCATACTTTCCCTGTTCCCTTCGTTTCCAAGGAACCGACCGCTCtcgaatttttattattttttaaccttttattaatattatttatttttaaaataaatcctCTCCAAAACTTATTTACAAATTTAAATCTTTTAATCACGCCATAGCAACAGGCTTGCTAGTGTTTTCTTGCCActgaccaaaagtttatatttgaaaataaattgttggattatttattttttttaattaaatattaaaaaggcTTAAAAAAACATCACCCCTCTCATCTTAAGTAGTAATAACAATTTatcgtattttttaaaatatgtgggCACTAAAATTTGgagaaatatattataataagttGTATTAGTTGAAAGCTTTTTCCGCTAAACGTTATGGTACAGGGTCATATAAGGTCGTGCCGTGTGCAGAGAAGACAGACAATGAAATTGATTTTTATCCGGCCTAAATGTTCTAAAAGATTCTATGTAAATTTTGCTAGTCATCAATTTACCAAGACTCCTTAATTCGAGGCTTTCATAATCTCATCTCACACTTGCATAGTTGTGTGTTTTATACTATGAAGTATTCATATTGTTTAACACTTATGCATATAATTATTACGacgttctcaaaaaaaatataattattacgaGGGTTGTTCATCGATTATTGTGTTGTTTGTTCCTTGCATTGCTAACTCGATGTTATATTGATTGCTTATACACGTAATATCTGATAAATTCAATCCGTTTTTAAATCGAATATGCACCATTTCCAACATCCGAAACAATCCGCTTCGAATCCACTCAAGAAATATGGTTTAAGATATGGTATACCTACTATCCGTTCAAATCCGCTCCATTTTCACCCCTTAGGCTTTGAAgtgaaaatttaaaaattatgcaTCTCTAAATGTGTCGTCACCCCAAGTACATTCCTTGAGTGCGTCATATTGGCATATTAAATCTTTGCTCTTGCACTAAATTAGAAGCTTTTGGCACTATGATTCTATGAACACTTGTCTTTCTAAGAAAAATTCTCTCTCCAATTGAGCTGAAAATGGCATCTAGCATAGTACTCCAGATTTTATGCAAGTCGAGGAATATTTTTACGCTATGTTTCTAGACGAAACAAAATAcctattatattttaattaattccaatTATACAAAAGGTTCAGATAGGCTAAGCAAAAAAAAAGCTTCATTTCGTTGaaaaatcacatattcatttttTGTATGAAGAAAAACATGATGACTCAAAGAAATTCCCTAGCACGAACTTTGTACCGCGTGTATTACTTAGAACAACTAGGAAAGTAAGATAAGATAAGCAAGaatgaaaaaatatttgtcaGAATAGCAGAATACAAAATTAAGAAATGCAAAAGTGAAGAAAAAAGAAGTGCCTATATTTAGAGATTTATCTAtttggatgaaaaaaaatcatactctATCTATAGTATTAACAAATATGTATCCCAACCTATCTCGAGATATTTGTATCAATACCTATTCAAAAGATCTTATCTATAGTAATAACGAATATGTATCCCAACCCGTTTCGAGGTATTTGTATCAATATCTAttcaaaagaattttttttcctgtgcAAGGAACACATTTTTTAAGGTGTCCAACAGCCATAACACGTTTTTACGATGTACGCTATCAAATTACACAAACTTATGTGTCATGTAGCAAAATTAGTCAAGATTCTAAACAAACTCACATCAGACTCAACTTGATTGGTGAACTAGACATACAACATGGGAGTACAATATGGTAATATGAGTTGCCTTGATTGTATTTTACCAACAATAGTCAGGTTGCAAAACTACAGCATCAGGTCCCGTTCTATTGTTTCTATGTATCTCGTCGTCTATACCTCCCCGAGAAATATATCAGAAATGGCTATGCCTAGCATCTCATCTTAGTTCCCAAAATGTGGATTGGTGTCTTTGCACAAATGCTGTAATCCATTCCACTCAAAATAATATGACCACGCAAATACAGTTATCTTGGCCGGCCAGTAACCCTAGATTTTAACTAATCATCACTTCCCCACTCTTACGCCCCTTTCCTCCCTGCTATATGTTTTCTCCAGGTGGTAATTCCCCTATCTTTGGGGCAGCACCCAATACTCTTTCCATGTCAAACCGCACTTCAATATTGCGCATGCTGTAGCCAACAATCATCAACCAAAACATCAAGTTGGCTAGCTGATTAGCACTTGTTTCTGAAACTGTTGTCTGCactcaaaacaaaacaaaacaaagtgACTAACTTTAAGGTGCAGTAACATTCCAAACTTGGGGAACAATTTATAAAATGCTGCGATTTCCTATCAGAAAATACTAAATGGAATGGAAGCAAACCTGAATGAGTGGCACAATTCAACAAAATGGAGGTATGCATGGTTCTGAACAAAATCAATTAACATGAACACAGAAAGAAGTAAATAAACACTCACCTTCATCTGTGCAGGATCTGAGACAGCCAAAAGGCGCTTTATGAATGCATTCATAGCAAAAACGACATCCTCGCCGGCACTACTTGCCAGCTCCTACAATGTTTCAGAATAGTAGATGAATTATCACGCATGTAAACCAACCAAAAAGATTGATCATCCTAACATAAAGTCAGTATTAACTATATATATTCTGATTCTTAGGATGGATGCAGCAGAGGGTAATGGGATCAAGATATACCTTCAGATTTTGAGGTTCTAGAGTTTTTAGATATTCCAAGAGTTCATTACTTCCTTGAGATGATTTTCTAGCAACTTGATGGCTGAGTTCATCAATTTCTGCTTCAAGCAATTCTATATATTTTACTGCATCAATTTTCTCAGGACCAGTAGTCTTGTTCCATCGGATAACTTCTCCAGTAACCTTTTTCTGGGTTCCAGGAGCATAATCTGCAGAATCCTACAAATGCCAGCATGCATATTAAACAACCTCATCTTTGCTTTTTTTATAGTATTTACTATTTGTGCGAAGTAGGGAAGCTACACCACATTGTAATGTACTGTTAAGAACACTTGCAGAAAAATGATCAAAACACCAGGAGCACAAAATGTTGACCGACTTCATTCTGAAAGCTATGACATTAAAGTAAACAAATCTAAATACACAAGTCAATAACCTCTAGCACTAATCTCTTTACAATGTCAAACAGCAATGAGCAAATATGACAATGCAAAGTACTGGTTAGAAAACAATACCAAATGTGGCTGACCAGTGACACAAGCCAGTGAATTATATGGCACACTGAGGTGCCCTGGCAGGAGAGAGACGTGAGACATTTTACAATTAGTGTTAGTGACAACATTTATGTTATGCATGGATGTGTGCTCCTCAATCAATCTAACATCCAAAATGAATATTGCATCTTTCATCGCTCCTACTCAAAGCCTAATTAAACACTAGGATGCCAAAACAGTAGCTGGAAACCACCAATAGTTACAATAGCTGAGTTGGTTTTCTTATAGAAAGACAAATTTTAGTTTTCCATGTTAGATAACGCTGTGAACTCCTGAGGTAATGATCACTCATCAACAAGCTTtcctatgaaaaaaataactctTCAACCAATAGAAACACTCTAAAGATCAGATTAATTTCAGTCCTCTTTACTTTGAATCCGGGAAGCATCATTGCTACATACTTATCAAGTTATCATTGATTGATGCTTCCTAACCTTACTTTCTAGGGATACACTACTTGGACCTCTCTTTATGGAGGTTTAAACCATGCACAGCAACAGCGAGTAAATGCTGCCATGCAAAATAagacaaaataaaatatttgcaGTTTTAATAATGTAAAGTTACTACCAGCAAAAACTTGACTTTATCCACTCATAGATTTGGTTGTGTGAATTAATGTAAGTTGCACATAGTGTTAACCTTTCAAAAGACAAACAAATGATCAAAAAATGAGTTTTCATAATCAACTCTAGATTACTAAGCAGATATATACATGTCAACATGGCAACAATTTAATCATATGTCCCTGTAAGGAATATATGTCCACAACTCAGCATTGGTGGAAAAGTACATTTTCTTCTTTTGGTTCTGGAAGGGCAATCTGCTCCAAACTCTGTTGCAATTCCAGACGATACTGCGCATTCCTGAACATGTATCCGGTCATCAGAACACTGTACATAAGCTGAGCTAGATTTTCAGCAACCTGTGTCGATGAAAAAGGTAAATAAACATGTCACAATTTCATGGCTCAAGTGTACAAATGAATTGTGCTAATAATTAGTAGTATGACATAATGCCATACAAGAAAAACCGGCGTCAAGACCTGAACATATGATATCCCATTACCGTTGTCACAGTTACAGCGAAAAATTGAGGTGGCAGAGTCCCAATCATATTAGTCACCGTTTGGCGCATGGCATCAACAaccttttcagaaaaaaaaatggacagAGGGAAATGTCATCATATCAAAGTATTTCAAGAAATCATCAGCATACCACCCTATATATCTAGGGTTGGAAGTGGGTCAATACATAAGTACCCATTGCCTCTAGTTCAACCAAATCATCTAAAAATGAACTTTGATGTTGTGTTTTAGTTCATCTGGTTGAACTATAGTGGGTCAATTGGTACCCATGGATTGACCCAGTCCCATCCTTATGAATTATCCAAAACACAGTTTGTGGAAACTTAGGAGGGAAGTAAGATGATAAAAACCTGTGGCGGAGCTCTTTTTATGAAGAGCTCCATAAACTCTGGCTGGACATTTTTA of the Oryza sativa Japonica Group chromosome 2, ASM3414082v1 genome contains:
- the LOC4331268 gene encoding uncharacterized protein, which codes for MSPSLLLTSRGTHSPAPRPQTRRASQLLVSFPSRCSRFVGLRLARAAADSQGPNGAAPGSGSGGDGEGKAANGADTKLPKNRRDILLEYVKNVQPEFMELFIKRAPPQVVDAMRQTVTNMIGTLPPQFFAVTVTTVAENLAQLMYSVLMTGYMFRNAQYRLELQQSLEQIALPEPKEENDSADYAPGTQKKVTGEVIRWNKTTGPEKIDAVKYIELLEAEIDELSHQVARKSSQGSNELLEYLKTLEPQNLKELASSAGEDVVFAMNAFIKRLLAVSDPAQMKTTVSETSANQLANLMFWLMIVGYSMRNIEVRFDMERVLGAAPKIGELPPGENI
- the LOC4331267 gene encoding protein ELC-like produces the protein MAPPPPSPSPSPASGAQYAHQFLNTALSQRGPSALPYAEDVKWLIRNHLVALADAFPSLHPKAALFTHNDGRAAHLLQADGTIPIHHAGASYNLPAVLWLPEPYPRSPPLVFLSPTRDMVIKPHHPLVDRSGLVANAPYLRSWVFPSSNLVDLVRSLSHLFGLDPPLFTRSPNPPPPSPSPPIPATPLPRVHPSSSSSPSPSPYRFPASPQLAARPPPTEDPAEVYKRNAIAKLVDMAYADAATLRPVREAEVDTLFAMQATLRSRGEVVSDGVRKMGEEKEALERRLQDVMMATDLMEAWVMENTKGAAGDTEADEAIETADVLSKQMLECTAADLALEDTIYALDKAIQEGSVPFDGYLRSVRALAREQFFQRVLSTKVNKAQQQAQVARMAARAPQYAS